In the Candidatus Electrothrix rattekaaiensis genome, one interval contains:
- a CDS encoding 3'-5' exonuclease encodes MKRPTKEQMRDLPLFKGISLDNIVVVQDREGAEKAIKELKEAPCLGFDTESKPCFRKGEVNKGPHLIQLSNASKAFLFPTRFLPIIASLDKILSDPHIKKVGFGLAGDNKILQRKFGINLLNAQDLSVTLKNYFRLKQRVGIKAAVAMVFQQRLAKSAQTSNWAAFPLQEHQLKYAANDAYASLCIEVEINNAMKCKTVA; translated from the coding sequence TTGAAGCGTCCAACGAAAGAGCAGATGAGGGACTTACCGTTATTTAAAGGTATCAGTCTTGATAATATTGTTGTTGTCCAAGATAGAGAAGGTGCGGAAAAAGCGATAAAAGAACTCAAAGAGGCTCCATGCCTCGGGTTTGATACGGAAAGTAAGCCATGTTTCCGTAAAGGAGAAGTGAATAAAGGCCCTCATCTTATTCAACTTTCGAATGCATCAAAGGCTTTTTTATTTCCGACAAGGTTTTTGCCCATCATTGCGTCATTAGACAAAATATTGAGTGACCCTCATATAAAGAAAGTTGGTTTTGGTCTTGCTGGTGATAACAAAATTCTGCAAAGGAAGTTTGGTATCAACCTGCTAAATGCACAAGATTTATCTGTAACGTTAAAAAATTACTTTAGATTAAAACAACGAGTTGGTATCAAAGCAGCTGTGGCAATGGTCTTTCAGCAGCGTTTAGCAAAGAGTGCTCAAACCTCAAACTGGGCCGCATTTCCGTTACAGGAACATCAGCTTAAATATGCTGCAAATGATGCGTATGCTTCGCTGTGTATTGAAGTGGAAATTAATAATGCTATGAAATGTAAAACAGTTGCGTAG
- a CDS encoding YwbE family protein has product MKGNKMDGKNRSDIKSGLAVKIVLKKDQRSGRLTEGVVKDILTNSSFHPHGIKVRLESGDVGRVKEI; this is encoded by the coding sequence GTGAAGGGAAATAAGATGGATGGTAAAAATCGTTCCGATATTAAGTCAGGTTTAGCCGTGAAGATTGTTCTTAAAAAAGACCAAAGATCTGGTCGTCTTACAGAAGGGGTTGTCAAAGATATATTGACCAACTCCTCATTTCATCCGCATGGTATCAAAGTTCGGTTGGAAAGTGGGGACGTCGGCAGAGTAAAAGAAATATGA
- a CDS encoding HIT domain-containing protein, whose product MPIIPHDVQSEVHWSLTFYQKNQTCIYCALIDEALSLETTSYDRKSGGINQGYEAGQYIIEQSEKFVAIKPYASRYEWEVHILPKKHQSNFIEISDEDLDDLAAVLRGTMLRLQAVVGEIQYNYFLHSVPHAKDSNECAKSFHWHIEICPRTTIPNGFELGSGLFVNTISPEVAAYKLRQAL is encoded by the coding sequence ATGCCCATCATACCCCATGATGTTCAAAGTGAAGTTCATTGGAGTCTGACTTTTTATCAAAAGAATCAAACCTGCATCTACTGTGCTCTGATTGACGAGGCCTTATCTCTTGAAACAACGAGTTATGATCGTAAATCAGGGGGGATAAACCAAGGATACGAAGCCGGACAATATATCATTGAGCAGAGTGAAAAATTTGTTGCCATTAAGCCGTATGCCAGCCGTTATGAATGGGAAGTCCACATCCTTCCCAAAAAACATCAAAGCAATTTCATTGAGATTTCAGATGAGGATCTTGATGATTTGGCCGCTGTTCTTCGGGGCACCATGCTTCGCCTGCAAGCCGTTGTCGGTGAAATACAATACAATTACTTTCTCCATTCGGTGCCCCATGCAAAAGACAGCAACGAATGTGCAAAAAGTTTTCATTGGCATATAGAGATATGCCCCAGAACGACCATCCCAAACGGATTCGAGTTGGGTTCTGGTCTTTTTGTGAATACAATCAGCCCGGAGGTTGCGGCTTATAAACTTCGACAAGCTCTGTAA